The following are encoded together in the Corticium candelabrum chromosome 1, ooCorCand1.1, whole genome shotgun sequence genome:
- the LOC134184138 gene encoding craniofacial development protein 2-like yields the protein MWKNNQLLKFGVWNVRTLKGVGRTDLLAKELITTDITLCGITETHLPGAGMMGLDEDSCYRLLFSGPPELASRGVGLVVGHNMIKSLKSFDSISDRKLRADFLTDKEILNVIVGYAPTEQCEEVVKDEFYQQLDVAMHKTGSLVVVLGDFNARLGKAVSKVVGQFGLSKSTSDNSVRLIEFCQAHNLGITNTFFQHKNIHTATWYPPYPKLQPSLKDYVLVKQSMQKMVHDARVRRGPNFDSDHKLVCSKMVLKLQKPCGKRQVKTFAQDVFSDPIALVKYRHNVMTRFTQRLSPETEAM from the coding sequence ATGTGGAAAAATAATCAATTGCTCAAGTTCGGTGTGTGGAATGTTCGAACATTAAAGGGTGTGGGCAGAACTGACCTTCTTGCCAAAGAGTTGATTACAACTGATATTACATTATGTGGCATTACTGAAACTCACTTACCTGGCGCAGGCATGATGGGTTTAGATGAAGACTCCTGCTATCGTCTGTTGTTTTCTGGACCACCTGAGCTAGCTTCCAGAGGTGTTGGTCTAGTGGTCGGACATAATATGATAAAGTCACTCAAATCGTTTGATTCTATCTCAGATAGAAAATTGCGTGCTGACTTTCTCACTGACAAAGAAATTTTGAATGTCATTGTTGGTTACGCTCCAACAGAACAATGCGAAGAGGTAGTTAAAGATGAATTTTATCAACAACTTGATGTTGCTATGCATAAGACAGGTTcgcttgttgttgtgttgggtGACTTTAATGCTAGACTTGGAAAGGCAGTTTCAAAAGTtgttggtcagtttggttTATCAAAGTCAACCAGTGACAATAGTGTTAGACTGATAGAATTTTGTCAAGCACATAACCTGGGAATCACAAACACTTTTTTTCAGCATAAGAATATACACACTGCCACTTGGTATCCTCCTTATCCCAAATTACAACCAAGTCTAAAAGACTACGTTTTGGTAAAGCAGTCTATGCAAAAAATGGTACATGATGCAAGAGTACGACGAGGACCAAATTTTGACAGTGACCACAAACTTGTTTGTAGTAAGATGGTACTGAAACTTCAGAAGCCATGTGGGAAAAGACAAGTGAAAACCTTTGCACAAGACGTATTCAGTGATCCTATTGCTCTAGTCAAATATCGACATAACGTCATGACTAGATTCACACAAAGATTATCTCCTGAGACTGAAGCTATGTAG
- the LOC134184047 gene encoding zinc finger MYM-type protein 1-like: MQIDGIPDVGDQPCQPRRASFPKVSFGKKAPKSRSFQAAWFDNWPWLHWHDSVEKVFCHVCVKAAKSGKLKCKTAEQAFIYRGVQNWNDATRLFRSHAKSDCHREAVESLITLPATTKHVGELLRTQLVEDRKRNRASLLRILRALRFLARQGIALRGSALTKEIDSNLSQLLRLFCELSTDLSDWLQKKTNKYTSADIQNELLKVMSLRILRDVSAKLEGTPYTIMVDETTDASTQEQVVIVLRWVDEDLEPHEDFIGLHITASTDAKSIVAIIRDVLVRMNLSLTNCRGQCYDGAAVMKGCLSGVAAQLTQDEPRALFTHCYGHSLNLACQDTIKDIIPIKYALDTTFELSKLLKYSAKRKSEYKRLQAEMAPQDPGFRTLCPTRWTVRAASLQSVMQKFSVIQSSLDSFADMAKRDPEMSARCTGVAAQFSSFDFLFGVALGEKVLKLVDNLSKALQHKKMSAAQGQVLAELTIKSLALMRTEAEFSNFWEKLIEKQSKEDVAEPSLPRKRKRPCRYDEGSSGHFATCIEDHYRVMYFSAFDMAIQSIKSRFDQPHYKIYSKLECTLLKGAAGESYTDDLSSIQELYCTDFDSNILQTQLLILYSHFRETAVTPALMDVVDYVKSLGKPANCCCLRWSNLYA; this comes from the coding sequence ATGCAGATTGACGGGATTCCAGATGTCGGTGATCAGCCCTGTCAGCCTCGCCGTGCTTCATTTCCAAAAGTTTCGTTTGGGAAAAAAGCCCCCAAATCAAGATCATTTCAAGCTGCTTGGTTCGACAACTGGCCTTGGCTTCATTGGCACGACTCCGTTGAGAAAGTGTTCTGTCACGTCTGTGTGAAGGCTGCGAAGTCTGGCAAGCTGAAATGCAAGACTGCTGAGCAGGCATTCATCTATCGCGGAGTTCAAAACTGGAATGATGCCACCCGCTTATTTCGTTCACACGCGAAATCAGACTGCCACAGAGAAGCGGTTGAGTCACTGATCACGCTACCTGCCACAACAAAGCACGTTGGTGAACTACTAAGAACTCAATTggttgaagacagaaagagaaaccgGGCCAGCCTCCTTCGCATTCTCAGGGCGCTGAGGTTCCTGGCACGTCAAGGTATTGCCCTCCGCGGTTCCGCCCTCACCAAAGAGATTGATAGCAATTTGTCACAGCTCCTTCGTCTTTTTTGTGAGCTTTCTACAGATCTCTCCGATTGGttgcagaaaaagacaaataagtacacaagtgcagacatacagaatgagCTGCTGAAGGTGATGTCACTTCGAATTCTTCGAGATGTCTCAGCCAAACTTGAAGGCACACCATACACCATTATGGTAGACGAAACCACTGACGCAAGTACCCAGGAGCAGGTTGTAATAGTTCTACGATGGGTGGATGAAGACCTAGAGCCTCATGAGGATTTTATTGGGCTGCACATCACTGCTTCAACTGATGCTAAGTCCATTGTAGCAATTATCAGGGATGTTCTTGTTCGTATGAACCTTAGTCTGACCAACTGTCGTGGTCAGTGCTATGATGGTGCAGCTGTGATGAAAGGATGTCTATCAGGAGTTGCTGCTCAACTCACTCAAGATGAACCACGAGCATTGTTCACTCACTGCTATGGTCATAGCCTCAATTTAGCCTGCCAAGACACCATCAAAGACATAATTCCTATCAAATATGCCCTTGACACAACATTTGAACTGTCAAAACTTCTCAAGTACTCAGCAAAAAGAAAGTCTGAGTACAAGCGACTTCAAGCTGAGATGGCTCCTCAAGACCCTGGATTTAGGACACTATGCCCTACGAGATGGACCGTTCGAGCAGCTTCTCTACAGAGTGTTATGCAAAAATTTTCGGTCATCCAATCCAGCTTAGACAGTTTTGCAGATATGGCAAAACGAGACCCAGAGATGTCTGCTCGGTGTACTGGTGTTGCTGCTCAGTTTTCTTCATTTGACTTTCTCTTTGGAGTAGCATTAGGAgaaaaagtcttgaagttggtTGACAATCTGAGCAAAGCTCTTCAGCACAAGAAGATGTCTGCTGCACAAGGTCAAGTGTTAGCAGAACTTACCATCAAATCTCTTGCACTAATGCGTACAGAAGCTGAATTCTCAAATTTCTGGGAAAAGTTGatagagaaacaaagcaaagaagatgTTGCAGAGCCTTCCCTTCCTCGGAAAAGGAAGCGTCCTTGCCGATATGATGAAGGAAGTTCGGGACACTTCGCAACATGTATAGAAGATCATTACCGGGTTATGTATTTTTCCGCTTTCGATATGGCAATTCAGTCTATCAAAAGCAGATTTGACCAGCCACACTATAAGATATACAGCAAGCTTGAATGCACACTTCTGAAGGGTGCTGCTGGAGAGAGCTATACGGATGACCTGTCTAGCATACAGGAGTTGTACTGCACAGACTTTGACAGCAATATCCTCCAGACGCAGCTATTGATACTGTATTCTCACTTTAGAGAAACGGCAGTCACACCAGCCCTGATGGATGTTGTGGACTATGTTAAGTCACTAGGGAAACCCGCCAACTGCTGTTGTCTGAGGTGGTCAAACTTATACGCTTGA
- the LOC134184317 gene encoding zinc finger MYM-type protein 1-like — protein sequence MARQTSAFGFDNDDIVIATHPHQPSATTFRRGFTNWKNTTVSFKNHEKSACHRAATEIIITLPSTTKDIGNLLSKEHATSKRRNRAAFYHILSSIRYLARQGLAIRGHGDDSDGNFIQLLRMKAKDDDNLSSWMTRKDNSYTSPDIQNEIVELMSSHVLRVIANDLRKSPFLSIMIDETRDCANTEQVTVVVRMVTYEFDVHEQFLGMYGVPSVDAQTLTTAIKNVFERFNFSFNKLRRQCYDGASAMSGAKSGVARRILEIEPRALFTHCYGQSLNLAACDTMKQIKLLKDALDVSFEITKLLKYSPRREGIFLRLKENLPGSTATGIRVLCPTRWTVRADSLASILENFQALQETWQESIKVAHDTETKARIGVEAQMNTFDYLFGTMLGHMVLRHTDNLSRALLDKGLSAAEEQQVARMSLETLKSLRTD from the exons ATGGCAAGGCAGACGTCCGCGTTCGGCTTTGATAACGACGACATTGTTATTGCAACACATCCGCATCAGCCGTCTGCAACAACGTTCAG GAGAGGATTTACAAATTGGAAAAATACTACAGTATCTTTCAAGAATCATGAGAAATCAGCTTGTCATCGGGCTGCCACCGAAATTATAATTACCCTTCCTAGTACGACCAAGGATATTGGTAATCTGCTCTCTAAGGAGCATGCTACCTCTAAGAGGAGAAATAGAGCTGCCTTCTATCATATTTTGTCTTCAATACGATATTTGGCTAGACAAGGATTAGCAATACGAGGCCATGGAGACGACAGTGATGGAAACTTTATCCAGTTGCTTAGAATGAAAGCAAAAGACGATGACAATTTGTCTTCATGGATGACAAGGAAAGACAATTCTTATACGAGCCCTGACATTCAAAATGAAATAGTAGAGTTGATGTCGTCACATGTGTTGAGGGTTATTGCAAATGATCTTCGCAAATCTCCATTTCTCAGTATAATGATTGACGAAACAAGAGATTGTGCCAACACAGAACAAGTTACTGTAGTTGTGAGAATGGTTACCTATGAGTTTGATGTTCATGAGCAATTCCTGGGAATGTATGGTGTACCATCCGTAGATGCTCAGACTTTGACAACTGCGATAAAGAATGTTTTTGAGAGATTTAATTTCAGTTTTAATAAATTACGCCGGCAATGCTACGATGGAGCCAGTGCGATGAGTGGAGCAAAAAGTGGGGTAGCCAGGAGAATACTTGAAATTGAGCCAAGGGCACTGTTTACACACTGCTATGGGCAATCATTGAACTTAGCTGCCTGCGATACAATGAAGCAGATTAAACTCCTGAAAGATGCATTAGATGTATCTTTCGAAATAACAAAGTTGTTGAAGTATTCACCTCGTCGTGAGGGGATTTTTCTAAGATTGAAAGAAAACTTGCCAGGAAGTACAGCCACCGGAATTAGAGTCCTTTGTCCTACAAGATGGACAGTTAGAGCTGACTCACTTGCAAGCATTTTGGAGAACTTTCAAGCCTTGCAAGAAACCTGGCAGGAATCAATTAAAGTTGCACATGACACTGAAACCAAAGCAAGAATTGGAGTGGAAGCGCAAATGAACACATTTGATTATCTATTTGGCACCATGCTAGGTCACATGGTTTTGAGACATACCGACAATCTCAGCAGAGCATTGCTGGATAAAGGTTTGTCTGCTGCAGAAGAACAGCAAGTTGCTAGAATGAGTCTAGAGACATTGAAGTCTTTGCGTACAGATTAG
- the LOC134187131 gene encoding E3 SUMO-protein ligase ZBED1-like yields MSVREVPDRNYLKEAGLLPPRQCSSEVWRYFGFRGENGKIEDPKHVVCTINKCGAVLKYCGNTTNLAAHMKSRHPLVFMKTSLSRDSNPAKQKEKRAQEDQAVSMSSTVGEKAAFVSPFQLAAKLPTSSKRASVITDAVAYFIAKDMQPVSAVECLGFRSMFKVLEPRYEIPSRKTFTQRVLPALYVKVKESVATVVSLAEWYAITTDCWTSCANNSFIGVTFHTISNDWQLQHLVLENVELPDKHTAENLAASLEDILKQWELDSTKLSGATVDNAANIQKAVADILKWKCLGCFGHTINLCVKAGLKQQQIQVALARCSRLVKFFRKSTVAANLLTKKQAALESPVHKLVKDVETRWNSTYDMVQRIIEQQGPVCATLVELKRLDLLPKEEDFTLLEQLVNVLKPFRDVTIQVQGEQYVTISIIRPLLHHLTENVLQLQETDSSVIKNMKRNMVSNLGSRYQSLSISNLLDCACFLDPRFKSLPFMSEDNRKKLHTFVLEEAIDHYESLNSDTEPAASEEKNEDQLPLPKKHKSELGQLLGDMFTNLSQAKQVTSRDKAENVLQKYLDEPCLNIDENALKWWEQNSSRFPAISKIAQRLLCIPATSTPAERLFSTAGNIISSKRANLDPDNASMLCFLAENLQ; encoded by the exons ATGAGTGTAAGGGAAGTACCAGACAGAAATTACTTGAAAGAAGCGGGTCTCCTGCCTCCTAGGCAGTGCTCTTCCGAAGTTTGGCGGTACTTTGGCTTCCGTGGTGAAAACGGGAAGATTGAGGATCCGAAACAC GTTGTATGCACCATCAACAAATGCGGCGCCGTTCTGAAGTACTGTGGTAACACCACCAACCTGGCCGCTCACATGAAATCTCGTCACCCGCTAGTGTTTATGAAAACAAGTCTCTCAAGAGACTCAAATCCCGCGAAGCAGAAGGAGAAACGTGCGCAAGAGGATCAGGCCGTCTCGATGTCATCTACTGTAGGAGAGAAAGCTGCATTCGTCAGTCCATTCCAACTCGCAGCAAAGCTACCAACATCCAGTAAGAGAGCCTCTGTGATCACTGACGCCGTTGCCTACTTCATTGCTAAAGACATGCAGCCGGTTAGTGCCGTAGAGTGCCTCGGATTTCGAAGTATGTTCAAGGTTCTTGAACCTCGCTATGAAATTCCGAGCCGAAAAACATTCACCCAAAGAGTGCTTCCCGCTCTCTATGTGAAAGTCAAGGAATCAGTTGCAACCGTGGTATCTTTGGCAGAATGGTACGCCATAACAACAGATTGTTGGACCAGTTGTGCCAACAACTCTTTTATCGGTGTCACCTTTCACACCATTAGTAATGACTGGCAGCTTCAGCACCTCGTCCTGGAGAATGTGGAGCTACCTGACAAGCACACAGCTGAGAACCTGGCTGCTAGTCTGGAGGATATTCTGAAGCAATGGGAACTTGATTCTACAAAACTTTCTGGTGCCACAGTAGACAACGCAGCCAACATACAAAAAGCAGTAGCAGATATTTTGAAATGGAAGTGCTTAGGTTGTTTTGGTCACACTATCAATCTATGTGTGAAAGCAGGGCTGAAACAGCAACAGATACAGGTGGCCCTTGCCAGATGTTCCAGGCTGGTCAAATTCTTTCGGAAATCCACAGTTGCTGCGAACCTCCTAACCAAGAAACAAGCAGCGTTGGAGTCTCCAGTGCATAAGCTGGTGAAGGATGTGGAGACACGATGGAATTCCACCTATGATATGGTTCAAAGGATCATAGAACAACAAGGTCCTGTGTGTGCAACACTGGTAGAGCTAAAACGATTAGACCTGTTGCCCAAGGAAGAAGACTTCACCCTGCTGGAGCAGTTGGTAAATGTCCTGAAGCCATTTAGAGATGTGACCATTCAAGTTCAAGGAGAACAGTATGTCACTATATCAATAATTAGACCACTCCTTCATCACCTCACTGAGAATGTGCTGCAACTACAGGAAACTGACTCCTCCGTAATCAAGAACATGAAGAGGAATATGGTCAGCAACCTTGGTTCTCGATACCAATCACTTTCAATTTCAAACCTGCTTGACTGTGCATGCTTTCTTGACCCAAGATTCAAGAGCCTGCCTTTCATGAGTGAGGACAATCGGAAAAAGCTTCACACATTTGTTTTGGAGGAGGCAATCGACCACTATGAGTCTCTAAATTCAGACACAGAACCAGCAGCTTCTGAAGAAAAGAATGAAGACCAGCTTCCACTGCCAAAAAAGCACAAGAGTGAATTAGGCCAGCTTCTTGGTGACATGTTTACCAATCTGAGTCAAGCGAAACAAGTGACCTCCAGGGACAAAGCAGAAAACGTCTTGCAGAAGTATCTTGATGAGCCATGCTTGAACATTGATGAGAATGCTTTGAAGTGGTGGGAGCAAAACAGTTCTCGGTTTCCTGCCATTTCCAAAATTGCCCAAAGACTACTCTGTATACCAGCCACAAGTACTCCTGCAGAAAGGCTCTTTTCAACAGCTGGGAACATTATCAGCTCAAAACGAGCGAACCTGGATCCCGATAATGCATCGATGTTGTGTTTCCTTGCAGAAAACTTGCAGTAG
- the LOC134184230 gene encoding uncharacterized protein LOC134184230: protein MRVFLEHPTIDLASTTRLRQVAKKGQAVLSSDGKSLLCGALSQNVTAELQENVANLEEEYNLFENTSYDLYAAVAQLKDDVGACKTSQSNLIRSSSIPFCNATKVGHFYLNNVTNELTVCNGNNWYSMTRGCPYNNYEGYCGYSVLSHRCQLIWKHSYLEVGSATNDMRTFSSFDRPCTDLSVGWCNIADKDAVPGQVQVTAAYHEGQLVYAYRGDRNNELGKTWRGAILNNPIKIVDLCTGNNGTPPEPTSDTYQGLTFDKHNPEVHTGNCDTDRYPNGNDCRWENCLLPSSISSQSSHVQMTVAMYLC, encoded by the exons ATGCGTGTGTTCCTAGAACACCCAACGATTGATTTAGCCTCAACAACGAGGCTCAG ACAGGTGGCTaagaaaggacaggcagtcttatcatcaGATGGTAAATCATTGCTCTGCGGCGCTTTGTCGCAG AATGTTACAGCAGAATTACAAGAGAACGTCGCTAATCTTGAAGAAGAGTATAATCTTTTCGAGAATACTTCTTAT GATCTATATGCAGCCGTTGCGCAACTAAAAGATGATGTAGGAGCATGTAAG ACATCACAATCTAACCTAATTCGATCGAGCTCTATCCCTTTCTGCAACGCGACGAAAGTCGGACATTTCTATTTGAACAACGTGACTAACGAACTGACAGTGTGCAACGGAAACAACTGGTACAGTATGACAAGAGGATGTCCATATAACAATTATGAG GGTTATTGTGGATATTCGGTTTTGTCCCATCGTTGCCAATTGATTTGGAAGCATTCATATCTTGAGGTTGGAAGTGCTACAAACGACATGCGCACATTCAGTTCATTCGACCGACCATGCACAGACCTGTCTGTTGGATGGTGCAACATCGCCGATAAAGACGCAGTACCTGGACAGGTGCAAGTAACTGCAGCCTATCACGAGGGTCAATTAGTATATGCTTATCGTGGGGATAGGAATAATGAATTAGGAAAGACGTGGAGAGGAGCAATACTCAACAATCCTATTAAAATAGTAGATTTGTGTACAGGAAATAATGGAACCCCTCCAGAACCGACTTCCGATACGTATCAAGGGCTGACATTTGACAAACATAATCCTGAGGTACACACTGGTAACTGCGACACAGACCGGTATCCAAATGGTAACGACTGTCGCTGGGAGAATTGTTTACTGCCATCGAGCATCTCCAGTCAATCGTCCCATGTGCAAATGACTGTCGCAATGTATCTATGCTGA